In Pseudomonas fluorescens NCIMB 11764, a single window of DNA contains:
- a CDS encoding putative bifunctional diguanylate cyclase/phosphodiesterase: MKSQPDAASRMVAEVVTQLPVPSRLGMLRFERLNEPSWALLFLDPNCERQFGLPAVELCALVGSPYASLMEPEARYQLHDAIQQQLTECPHYLIRYSLHTAAGTLSLLEMGEAYKQHNRHLLRGYLLVVDGLFEGEPLLPALDLETQNSRLQIALELNQRAQQEQLLHLDRVRAQQDLILLLTRQRYSSGNSLQEAAELITRSACDIYEIDCASLWNLDGSMLVPISAYHRATREYAMPEPIDISGFPDYMDALHGSRAIDAHNAIRDPRTREMAESLRPRNVNAMLDASIRVDGQVVGVLCLEQTGATRAWQSDEIAFAGELADQFAQVINNHNRRTVTSALHLFQRAVEQSANAFLLVNCDGVVEYVNPSFTAITQYSTEEVHGQRLSELPALENLSELLFDAPSALAKSNSWQGEFKSRRKNLEPYWGQLSISKVYGDNRELTHYIGIYEDITQTKLAQQRIERLAYTDNLTNLGNRPAFIRNLDERFARDSDTPISLLLVDIDNFKRINDSLGHQTGDKLLISLARRLRNSLIPSGSLARFASNEFAVLLDDTDLAMGQQVANQLLATLDKPMFVDNQLISVTGSVGLACAPLHGRDPQTLMRNAGLALHKAKANGKHQVQVFTEALNAEASYKLFVENNLRRALTQNELDVFYQPKLCLRSGRLLGMEALLRWNHPEKGMIRPDQFISVAEETGLIIPIGKWIARQACRMSKDLTAAGLGNLQVAINLSPKQFSDPDLVSSIANILKEEALPANLLELELTEGLLLEATEDTHLQLDQLKRLGLTLAMDDFGTGYSSLSYLKKFPIDIIKIDRSFIHEIPDNQDDMEITSAVIAMAHNLKIKVVAEGIETAEQLAFLRRHRCDVGQGYLFDRPIPGSELIEKLKRYPRGPLA; the protein is encoded by the coding sequence ATGAAGAGCCAACCCGATGCCGCCAGCCGTATGGTGGCCGAGGTAGTGACGCAGTTGCCTGTGCCCTCGCGGCTCGGCATGCTGCGTTTCGAACGGCTGAATGAACCAAGCTGGGCGCTGCTGTTTCTCGATCCCAATTGCGAGCGACAGTTCGGTCTGCCGGCAGTGGAGCTCTGCGCCCTGGTCGGCTCACCCTACGCCAGCCTGATGGAGCCCGAAGCGCGCTATCAGCTGCATGACGCCATCCAGCAGCAACTCACCGAGTGCCCGCATTACCTGATCCGCTACTCCCTGCACACCGCCGCCGGCACGTTGAGCCTGCTGGAAATGGGCGAAGCCTACAAACAACACAACAGACACCTGCTGCGCGGCTACCTGCTGGTGGTCGACGGTCTGTTCGAGGGCGAACCGCTGCTGCCGGCGCTGGACCTGGAAACCCAGAACTCGCGCCTGCAGATCGCCCTTGAACTCAATCAGCGCGCCCAACAGGAGCAACTCCTGCACCTGGATCGCGTGCGCGCCCAGCAAGACCTGATCCTGCTGCTGACCCGCCAGCGCTACAGCTCCGGCAATTCCCTGCAAGAAGCCGCTGAACTGATCACCCGCAGTGCCTGTGACATCTACGAAATCGACTGCGCCAGCCTGTGGAACCTCGACGGCTCGATGTTGGTGCCGATCTCGGCGTATCACCGTGCCACTCGGGAATACGCGATGCCGGAACCAATCGACATCAGCGGTTTCCCCGATTACATGGATGCGCTGCACGGCAGCCGAGCGATCGATGCGCACAATGCGATTCGTGATCCGCGCACCCGGGAAATGGCCGAGAGCCTGCGCCCGCGCAACGTCAACGCGATGCTCGACGCCAGCATTCGCGTGGATGGCCAGGTGGTCGGCGTGCTCTGCCTGGAACAAACGGGTGCGACCCGCGCCTGGCAGTCCGACGAAATCGCCTTCGCTGGCGAGCTGGCCGATCAGTTCGCCCAGGTCATCAACAACCACAACCGCCGCACCGTCACCAGCGCCCTGCACCTGTTCCAGCGGGCGGTCGAGCAGAGTGCCAACGCCTTCTTGCTGGTCAATTGCGACGGTGTGGTGGAATACGTCAACCCGAGCTTCACCGCGATCACCCAGTACAGCACCGAAGAAGTCCACGGCCAGCGGCTGTCGGAACTGCCGGCCCTGGAAAACCTCAGCGAACTGCTGTTCGACGCGCCCTCGGCGCTGGCCAAGAGCAACAGCTGGCAGGGCGAATTCAAAAGCCGGCGCAAAAACCTCGAACCCTACTGGGGCCAGTTGTCGATCTCCAAGGTGTACGGCGACAACCGCGAGCTGACGCATTACATCGGCATCTACGAAGACATCACCCAGACCAAACTCGCCCAGCAGCGCATCGAGCGCCTGGCCTACACCGACAACCTGACCAACCTCGGCAACCGACCAGCGTTCATCCGCAACCTCGATGAACGCTTCGCCCGAGACAGCGACACCCCGATCAGCCTGTTGCTGGTGGACATCGACAACTTCAAGCGGATCAACGACAGCCTCGGCCACCAGACCGGCGACAAGCTGCTGATCAGCCTGGCGCGGCGCCTGCGCAACAGCCTGATCCCGAGCGGCAGCCTGGCGCGTTTCGCCAGTAACGAATTCGCCGTACTGCTGGACGACACCGACCTCGCGATGGGCCAGCAAGTCGCCAACCAACTGCTGGCGACCCTCGACAAACCGATGTTCGTCGACAACCAGCTGATCAGCGTCACCGGCTCTGTTGGCCTGGCCTGCGCGCCACTGCATGGCCGCGATCCACAAACCCTGATGCGTAACGCCGGGCTCGCGCTGCACAAGGCCAAGGCCAACGGCAAGCACCAGGTCCAGGTGTTCACCGAAGCGCTGAACGCCGAAGCCAGTTACAAACTGTTCGTCGAGAACAACCTGCGCCGCGCCCTGACCCAAAACGAGCTGGACGTGTTCTACCAGCCCAAGCTCTGCCTGCGCAGCGGCCGCCTGCTCGGCATGGAAGCGCTGCTGCGCTGGAACCATCCGGAAAAGGGCATGATCCGCCCGGATCAGTTCATCAGCGTCGCTGAAGAAACCGGCCTGATCATTCCGATCGGCAAATGGATCGCGCGCCAGGCCTGCCGCATGAGCAAAGACCTGACGGCGGCGGGCCTGGGCAACCTGCAAGTGGCGATCAACCTGTCACCCAAGCAGTTTTCCGACCCGGACCTGGTGTCGTCGATCGCCAACATCCTCAAGGAAGAAGCGCTGCCGGCGAACCTGCTGGAGCTGGAACTGACCGAAGGCCTGCTGCTGGAAGCCACCGAAGACACCCACCTGCAGCTCGACCAGCTCAAACGCCTGGGCCTGACGCTGGCCATGGACGACTTCGGCACCGGTTACTCGTCGCTGAGTTACTTGAAAAAATTCCCGATCGACATCATTAAGATTGATCGAAGCTTCATTCACGAAATCCCGGACAACCAGGACGACATGGAAATCACCTCCGCGGTGATCGCCATGGCCCACAACCTGAAAATCAAGGTCGTGGCGGAAGGCATCGAGACGGCCGAGCAGTTGGCTTTCCTGCGCCGCCACCGCTGTGACGTCGGCCAGGGCTACCTGTTCGACCGACCGATCCCGGGCTCCGAGCTGATCGAAAAGCTCAAGCGCTACCCGCGTGGCCCGCTCGCCTGA